In Labrus bergylta chromosome 1, fLabBer1.1, whole genome shotgun sequence, one genomic interval encodes:
- the emp1 gene encoding epithelial membrane protein 1, with translation MLVLAGIVVVHITTIILLLVATIDNAWWITNTVSTDLWGKWVLTGSDWHYTNLNNYPEEFLQAVQATSVLACVFAILALFVFVAQLFTLPKGQRFTFTGVLQLIACLCIMIAASIYTAELHPNDTEGGYGHSYVLAWISFVLTFLLAVTYLVLRKKGE, from the exons ATGTTGGTGCTGGCTGGAATCGTTGTTGTGCACATTACCACcatcatcctgctgctggtggCCACCATCGATAAT GCCTGGTGGATCACCAACACGGTGTCCACTGACCTGTGGGGCAAGTGGGTGTTGACGGGCTCAGACTGGCATTACACCAACCTGAACAACTACCCAGAGG agttcctccaggCGGTTCAGGCCACCTCGGTGCTGGCCTGTGTTTTCGCCATCCTGGccttatttgtgtttgtggccCAGCTGTTCACCCTGCCCAAAGGCCAGAGGTTCACCTTCACCGGCGTGCTCCAGCTAATCGCCT GCCTCTGTATAATGATCGCAGCCTCAATCTACACGGCGGAGCTTCACCCCAACGACACAGAGGGAGGGTACGGACACTCCTACGTCCTGGCCTGGATCTCTTTTGTCCTCACCTTCCTCCTAGCAGTCACCTACCTCGTCCTGCGGAAGAAGGGCgagtga
- the f8a gene encoding 40-kDa huntingtin-associated protein, which translates to MAAEGDFLARYRAVSNKLKKRFLRKPNVAEASEQFGQLAKELKQQDCLQYAAFCNLAMARCEQTLFNAPGEALALTDAARLFLLSEKENRALQAPGFDEHLQAALNCYSFAIKVYIEMNQPVMAASLCLELGNALKEMNRPGEAIVHYQRAAELQTQTPIEALLSMGEMATCKIFTRDYDGALSVFTEMQLMCQERGLQLPGTSTPVGAFLDIVAKCEISRVLLLMLLEPPPQKLLPEHAQTLERYAWESFDPHSQVTFLPENVFLLLQSVVMACQEKDTESLKSLQTELWPFLTAEQNHLLHLVVQERITPSGQGI; encoded by the exons ATGGCTGCGGAGGGCGATTTCCTAGCGAGATACCGTGCTGTGTCAAATAAACTGAAGAA ACGTTTTCTACGGAAGCCAAATGTGGCGGAGGCGAGTGAGCAGTTTG GTCAGCTAGCCAAGGAGCTGAAGCAGCAGGACTGCCTTCAGTATGCTGCCTTCTGTAACCTCGCCATGGCTCG GTGTGAGCAGACGCTGTTCAACGCTCCTGGAGAGGCTCTGGCATTAACGGACGCTGCCCGCCTTTTCCTCTTATCCGAGAAGGAGAACAGGGCGCTGCAGGCTCCAGGATTCGATGAGCATCTTCAGGCTGCGCTCAACTGCTACAGCTTTGCCATCAAG GTTTACATTGAGATGAACCAGCCTGTGATGGCAGCCAGCTTATGTCTAGAACTTGGCAACGCGCTCAAG GAGATGAACAGACCAGGAGAAGCTATCGTTCATTACCAGAGGGCTGCAGAGTTACAGACACAGACTCCGATAGAAGCTCTGCTGTCAATGGGAGAAATGGCCACATGCAAAATTTTCACCC gCGACTACGACGGTGCGTTGTCAGTGTTCACAGAGATGCAGCTCATGTGTCAGGAGAGAGGACTGCAGCTACCGGGCACCAGCACACCTGTTG GAGCTTTTCTGGACATTGTGGCAAAATGTGAGATCTCCAGAGTCTTGCTGCTGATGTTGCTTGAG CCTCCGCCTCAGAAGCTGTTACCAGAACATGCTCAGACCCTGGAGCGATACGCATGGGAGTCTTTTGACCCTCACAGCCAAG TGACCTTCCTGCCTGAGAATGTTTTCCTGCTCCTGCAGTCAGTCGTG ATGGCGTGTCAGGAGAAAGACACAGAGTCCCTCAAGTCTCTCCAGACTGAGCTATG GCCGTTTCTTACTGCGGAGCAGAATCACCTTCTCCACCTGGTGGTTCAGGAGCGCATCACACCGTCTGGGCAAGGCATCTAG